Proteins encoded within one genomic window of Paramisgurnus dabryanus chromosome 11, PD_genome_1.1, whole genome shotgun sequence:
- the xpc gene encoding DNA repair protein complementing XP-C cells isoform X1 → MAKRKDVEQKKDTKKSKQIANIKQAAKKQKAKENGMMVKNNLKNSKVRSPASKNVKGSSAGKTSKYFQPKEPEVMMRDHSKELSHVFIEHSPSKLVKKEEEESDDEEDWEEVEEIADMDITELAVTSKPVEIDIETPDMAHKRQKQEKKKAEFETYLRRMMKRFTKEQLEDTHKVHLLCLLASGLFRNRLCCEPDLTAIAFSILPIHFTTVETKRINIGFVEGLLKWFQRTFTLNPALPEEKGVELSTVLEKRIGCLSARDHEEMTYLLLLVLRSLRLFCRLVLSLQPLSFKPPSTTKNKTKPTKSTPTKNQSEKPSPKPKISPGTKRLSVETKEERGGKRRKKTEGGKKEALAGQKPKNTRRRSIASKVSYKEVNSDEEDEESGEEFQPANEDDSEESDCEVMNICRKSKVKLKNLAPQRSDEIKQERSEEEEEEEEEKEVKKRRSTRKEGKGADEWIEIYLESSGRWVCVDVDQGVGQPHLCTDQATQPITYVVGIDDEGHLKDISSKYDPTWLTSSRRRRIDSEWWDETMDLYKSPDAERGQKEDQEMQAKLLDKPLPTSVAEYKNHPLYALERHLLKYEAIYPRTAAVLGYCRGEPVYSRDCVHVLHSSDTWLKEARTVRLAEEPYKMVLGISNRSRKARMMSEQKDVKDLPLFGLWQTEEYQPPVAVDGKVPRNPFGNVYLFRPCMLPVGCAHLRLPNLHKVARKLNIDCAAAVTGFDSHCGFSHAVTDGYIVCEEHKDILEAAWENEQDIQQKKEQEKREKRAVANWTLLVKSLLIKERLKRRYGQQGLASEAGLNQGKGGDAEGLSSDEEEESRAQTAPPSLANSWPQNRQEEQEEKIVRRVNKREKREKEKHLFPF, encoded by the exons ATGGCAAAAAGAAAAGATGTTGAACAAAAAAAGGACACAAAGAAATCGAAGCAGATTGCAAACATCAAACAAGCAGCCAAAAAACAAAAAGCCAAAG AAAATGGCATGATggttaaaaacaacttaaaaaacTCCAAAGTGAGATCTCCTGCATCCAAAAACGTCAAAGGTTCCTCTGCTGGGAAAACAAGTAAATATTTTCAGCCGAAGGAACCGGAAGTCATGATGAGGGACCACAGTAAGGAATTGAGCCATGTGTTCATTGAGCACTCACCATCAAAACTAGTGAAAAAAGAGGAGGAAGAAAGTGATGATGAGGAGGACTGGGAGGAGGTTGAAG AAATAGCAGATATGGACATAACAGAACTAGCAGTGACATCAAAACCTGTGGAGATTGATATCGAGACTCCAGACATGGCTCACAAAAGACAAAAGCA GGAGAAAAAGAAAGCAGAGTTTGAAACGTACCTGCGCCGAATGATGAAACGATTTACCAAGGAGCAGCTAGAGGATACACACAAG GTCCACCTGCTTTGCTTATTGGCCAGCGGACTTTTCCGGAACAGACTCTGCTGTGAGCCCGACCTGACGGCTATTGCCTTCTCAATACTGCCTATCCACTTTACCACAGTTGAGACAAAACGTATAAATATTGGCTTTGTAGAGGGGCTTCTGAAATG GTTTCAGAGGACATTTACCTTAAACCCTGCCTTACCTGAGGAGAAAGGGGTGGAGCTAAGCACAGTGCTGGAGAAGCGGATTGGTTGTTTATCAGCAAGGGACCATGAGGAGATGACTTAC CTGTTATTATTGGTGCTGAGATCATTACGACTCTTCTGCCGATTGGTGCTGTCACTACAACCCCTGTCTTTCAAGCCACCATCTACCACCAAG aATAAGACCAAACCTACCAAAAGCACACCTACTAAAAATCAGTCTGAGAAACCTTCCCCAAAGCCTAAGATATCCCCTGGGACCAAACGCCTATCCGTGGAGACCAAAGAGGAAAGGGGTGGAAAACGAAGAAAAAAGACAGAAGGAGGCAAGAAAGAGGCACTAGCAGGACAAAAACCCAAAAACACCAGAAGAAGAAGTATTGCATCAAAGGTGTCCTATAAAGAGGTCAACAGTGATGAGGAAGACGAAGAGAGCGGGGAGGAGTTTCAACCGGCCAACGAAGATGATAGTGAGGAGTCCGATTGTGAGGTCATGAACATTTGCAGAAAGTCAAAAGTAAAGTTAAAGAATCTGGCTCCTCAGAGGTCAGATGAGATCAAACAGGAGAGAAgtgaggaggaggaggaagaagaggaagagaAAGAGGTAAAGAAACGAAGATCTACACGAAAGGAGGGAAAAGGTGCAGATGAATGGATCGAGATTTATTTGGAAAGTAGCGGAAGGTGGGTGTGTGTCGATGTGGATCAAGGAGTCGGGCAGCCACACCTTTGCACTGATCAGGCCACACAGCCGATCACTTACGTGGTGGGCATTGACGATGAGGGACACCTGAAAGATATTAGCAGCAAGTATGACCCCACCTGGCTGACATCATCAAGGCGAAGACGTATCGATTCTGAATGGTGGGATGAGACTATGGATCTCTACAAATCTCCAGATGCTGAGAGGGGACAGAAGGAGGACCAGGAG ATGCAGGCAAAGTTATTAGACAAGCCTCTTCCAACATCAGTAGCTGAATATAAGAACCACCCGCTGTATGCCCTAGAGAGGCACTTGCTGAAATACGAGGCCATCTACCCCCGTACAGCTGCTGTTTTGGGGTACTGCAGAGGGGAGCCAGTTTACTCGCG AGACTGTGTGCACGTGTTGCATTCCAGTGATACCTGGCTGAAGGAAGCTAGAACTGTTCGACTAGCAGAGGAACCGTACAAG ATGGTGCTTGGTATTTCCAACCGTTCTCGTAAAGCCAGGATGATGTCAGAGCAGAAAGATGTAAAAGATCTGCCTCTCTTTGGACTCTGGCAAACAGAGGAGTATCAACCTCCAGTTGCCGTTGATGGCAAA GTACCACGTAATCCATTTGGAAATGTGTACCTCTTTAGGCCATGTATGTTACCAGTGGGATGTGCTCACCTGCGTTTGCCAAATCTGCACAAAGTTGCTAGAAAACTAAACATCGACTGTGCTGCAGCAGTAACTGGCTTCGATTCCCACTGTGGATTCTCACATGCTGT aaCTGATGGTTATATAGTCTGTGAAGAACACAAAGATATTCTAGAGGCAGCTTGGGAAAATGAGCAAGATATCCAGCAGAAGAAAGAACAAGAG aaaCGTGAAAAACGAGCAGTGGCTAACTGGACCCTGCTGGTCAAAAGCCTGTTGATAAAGGAGAGGTTAAAGCGTCGCTATGGACAACAGGGCCTTGCATCAGAGGCGGGGCTTAACCAAGGAAAAGGTGGTGATGCTGAAGGTCTGTCTTCAGACGAGGAGGAAGAAAGCAGGGCTCAGACTGCACCTCCCTCTCTGGCAAACTCATGGCCACAGAACAGACAAGAAGAGCAGGAAGAAAAGATTGTAAGGCGTGTAAATAAACGAGAGAAACGTGAGAAGGAGAAACATCTctttcctttttaa
- the xpc gene encoding DNA repair protein complementing XP-C cells isoform X2: MRRIFKIADMDITELAVTSKPVEIDIETPDMAHKRQKQEKKKAEFETYLRRMMKRFTKEQLEDTHKVHLLCLLASGLFRNRLCCEPDLTAIAFSILPIHFTTVETKRINIGFVEGLLKWFQRTFTLNPALPEEKGVELSTVLEKRIGCLSARDHEEMTYLLLLVLRSLRLFCRLVLSLQPLSFKPPSTTKNKTKPTKSTPTKNQSEKPSPKPKISPGTKRLSVETKEERGGKRRKKTEGGKKEALAGQKPKNTRRRSIASKVSYKEVNSDEEDEESGEEFQPANEDDSEESDCEVMNICRKSKVKLKNLAPQRSDEIKQERSEEEEEEEEEKEVKKRRSTRKEGKGADEWIEIYLESSGRWVCVDVDQGVGQPHLCTDQATQPITYVVGIDDEGHLKDISSKYDPTWLTSSRRRRIDSEWWDETMDLYKSPDAERGQKEDQEMQAKLLDKPLPTSVAEYKNHPLYALERHLLKYEAIYPRTAAVLGYCRGEPVYSRDCVHVLHSSDTWLKEARTVRLAEEPYKMVLGISNRSRKARMMSEQKDVKDLPLFGLWQTEEYQPPVAVDGKVPRNPFGNVYLFRPCMLPVGCAHLRLPNLHKVARKLNIDCAAAVTGFDSHCGFSHAVTDGYIVCEEHKDILEAAWENEQDIQQKKEQEKREKRAVANWTLLVKSLLIKERLKRRYGQQGLASEAGLNQGKGGDAEGLSSDEEEESRAQTAPPSLANSWPQNRQEEQEEKIVRRVNKREKREKEKHLFPF, from the exons ATGCGAAGGATTTTCA AAATAGCAGATATGGACATAACAGAACTAGCAGTGACATCAAAACCTGTGGAGATTGATATCGAGACTCCAGACATGGCTCACAAAAGACAAAAGCA GGAGAAAAAGAAAGCAGAGTTTGAAACGTACCTGCGCCGAATGATGAAACGATTTACCAAGGAGCAGCTAGAGGATACACACAAG GTCCACCTGCTTTGCTTATTGGCCAGCGGACTTTTCCGGAACAGACTCTGCTGTGAGCCCGACCTGACGGCTATTGCCTTCTCAATACTGCCTATCCACTTTACCACAGTTGAGACAAAACGTATAAATATTGGCTTTGTAGAGGGGCTTCTGAAATG GTTTCAGAGGACATTTACCTTAAACCCTGCCTTACCTGAGGAGAAAGGGGTGGAGCTAAGCACAGTGCTGGAGAAGCGGATTGGTTGTTTATCAGCAAGGGACCATGAGGAGATGACTTAC CTGTTATTATTGGTGCTGAGATCATTACGACTCTTCTGCCGATTGGTGCTGTCACTACAACCCCTGTCTTTCAAGCCACCATCTACCACCAAG aATAAGACCAAACCTACCAAAAGCACACCTACTAAAAATCAGTCTGAGAAACCTTCCCCAAAGCCTAAGATATCCCCTGGGACCAAACGCCTATCCGTGGAGACCAAAGAGGAAAGGGGTGGAAAACGAAGAAAAAAGACAGAAGGAGGCAAGAAAGAGGCACTAGCAGGACAAAAACCCAAAAACACCAGAAGAAGAAGTATTGCATCAAAGGTGTCCTATAAAGAGGTCAACAGTGATGAGGAAGACGAAGAGAGCGGGGAGGAGTTTCAACCGGCCAACGAAGATGATAGTGAGGAGTCCGATTGTGAGGTCATGAACATTTGCAGAAAGTCAAAAGTAAAGTTAAAGAATCTGGCTCCTCAGAGGTCAGATGAGATCAAACAGGAGAGAAgtgaggaggaggaggaagaagaggaagagaAAGAGGTAAAGAAACGAAGATCTACACGAAAGGAGGGAAAAGGTGCAGATGAATGGATCGAGATTTATTTGGAAAGTAGCGGAAGGTGGGTGTGTGTCGATGTGGATCAAGGAGTCGGGCAGCCACACCTTTGCACTGATCAGGCCACACAGCCGATCACTTACGTGGTGGGCATTGACGATGAGGGACACCTGAAAGATATTAGCAGCAAGTATGACCCCACCTGGCTGACATCATCAAGGCGAAGACGTATCGATTCTGAATGGTGGGATGAGACTATGGATCTCTACAAATCTCCAGATGCTGAGAGGGGACAGAAGGAGGACCAGGAG ATGCAGGCAAAGTTATTAGACAAGCCTCTTCCAACATCAGTAGCTGAATATAAGAACCACCCGCTGTATGCCCTAGAGAGGCACTTGCTGAAATACGAGGCCATCTACCCCCGTACAGCTGCTGTTTTGGGGTACTGCAGAGGGGAGCCAGTTTACTCGCG AGACTGTGTGCACGTGTTGCATTCCAGTGATACCTGGCTGAAGGAAGCTAGAACTGTTCGACTAGCAGAGGAACCGTACAAG ATGGTGCTTGGTATTTCCAACCGTTCTCGTAAAGCCAGGATGATGTCAGAGCAGAAAGATGTAAAAGATCTGCCTCTCTTTGGACTCTGGCAAACAGAGGAGTATCAACCTCCAGTTGCCGTTGATGGCAAA GTACCACGTAATCCATTTGGAAATGTGTACCTCTTTAGGCCATGTATGTTACCAGTGGGATGTGCTCACCTGCGTTTGCCAAATCTGCACAAAGTTGCTAGAAAACTAAACATCGACTGTGCTGCAGCAGTAACTGGCTTCGATTCCCACTGTGGATTCTCACATGCTGT aaCTGATGGTTATATAGTCTGTGAAGAACACAAAGATATTCTAGAGGCAGCTTGGGAAAATGAGCAAGATATCCAGCAGAAGAAAGAACAAGAG aaaCGTGAAAAACGAGCAGTGGCTAACTGGACCCTGCTGGTCAAAAGCCTGTTGATAAAGGAGAGGTTAAAGCGTCGCTATGGACAACAGGGCCTTGCATCAGAGGCGGGGCTTAACCAAGGAAAAGGTGGTGATGCTGAAGGTCTGTCTTCAGACGAGGAGGAAGAAAGCAGGGCTCAGACTGCACCTCCCTCTCTGGCAAACTCATGGCCACAGAACAGACAAGAAGAGCAGGAAGAAAAGATTGTAAGGCGTGTAAATAAACGAGAGAAACGTGAGAAGGAGAAACATCTctttcctttttaa
- the arih2 gene encoding E3 ubiquitin-protein ligase ARIH2 produces MSVDMSSQASDSNEEFDDEDAAEGDIEYYYELDEDVTVEEPFDPEEYEFNCLTYRESQSVLTEEVNNVASALKVSPAVAKLVLVHFHWQVSQIHERFKSNSSQLFCEAHAQTTSTCRSLTVGASQQCGVCLQLVRRDALLSLPCQHSFCKACWEQHCTVLVKDGVGVEISCMAQECSLRMPDDFVLPLLPSEELKDKYRRYLFRDYVESHFQLQLCPGADCPIVIQVQKPRARRVQCSRCGEVFCFKCRQMYHAPTDCATIRKWLTKCADDSETANYISAHTKDCPKCNICIEKNGGCNHMQCSKCKHDFCWMCLGDWKTHGSEYYECSRYKENPDIVNQSQQAQAREALKKYLFYFERWENHNKSMQLEAQTYQRIQEKIQERVMNNLGTWIDWQYLQNAAKLLAKCRYTLQYTYPYAYYMESGPRKKLFEYQQAQLEAEIENLSWKVERADTYERGEPSANDRGDLENQMHIAEQKRRTLLKDFHDT; encoded by the exons ATGTCTGTGGACATGAGTAGCCAAGCCTCAGACAGTAACGAGGAATTCGACGATGAGGATGCTGCGGAGGGAGACATCGAGTATTATTATGAACTTGATGAAGATGTGACGGTGGAAGAACCGTTTGACCCAGAAGAATACGAGTTCAATTGTTTGACATACAGGGAAAGCCAGAGCGTACTAACTGAGGAAGTCAACAATGTAGCTAGCGCCCTGAAG GTGTCACCAGCTGTAGCCAAACTGGTCCTTGTACATTTTCACTGGCAGGTGTCACAAATACACGAAAG GTTTAAGTCAAATTCTTCTCAGTTGTTCTGTGAGGCTCACGCCCAGACCACGAGCACCTGTAGATCTCTCACT GTTGGGGCATCACAGCAGTGTGGGGTGTGTCTGCAGCTGGTCCGTAGAGACGCTCTTCTCTCTCTACCCTGTCAGCACTCCTTCTGCAAGGCATGCTGGGAGCAGCACTGCACTGTACTTGTCAAAGATGGCGTTGGAGTAG AGATTTCCTGCATGGCGCAGGAGTGCTCCCTTCGAATGCCAGACGATTTCGTTCTTCCTCTTCTGCCCAGCGAGGAACTGAAGGACAAATACAGACGCTACCTCTTCAGGGACTACGTGGAG AGTCACTTCCAGCTGCAGTTGTGTCCTGGTGCTGACTGTCCAATAGTTATACAGGTGCAGAAACCTCGAGCTCGTAGAGTTCAGTGCAGCCGCTGCGGAGAAGTTTTCTG TTTTAAGTGCAGGCAGATGTATCATGCCCCTACAGACTGCGCAACCATCCGCAAATGGCTGACAAAATGTGCAGATGACTCCGAGACAGCCAACTACATCAGTGCACACACTAAAGAC TGCCCTAAATGCAATATCTGCATCGAAAAGAACGGAGGATGCAACCACATG CAATGCTCCAAGTGTAAACATG ATTTCTGCTGGATGTGTCTTGGTGATTGGAAGACTCATGGCAGCGAGTATTACGAGTGCAGTCGCTACAAAGAGAATCCAGACATCGTGAATCAGAGCCAGCAGGCCCAGGCCAGAGAGGCCCTCAAAAAATACCTGTTTTACTTTGAGAGG TGGGAGAACCACAATAAGAGCATGCAGCTGGAGGCACAGACGTATCAGCGAATCCAGGAGAAGATTCAGGAGAGAGTCATGAATAATCTGGGCACCTGGATTGACTGGCAGTACCTGCAGAATGCTGCCAAGCTACTGGCCAAG TGTCGTTATACACTGCAGTACACGTATCCTTATGCTTACTATATGGAGTCTGGACCCCGCAAAAAACTG TTTGAGTATCAGCAGGCCCAGCTGGAGGCAGAGATCGAGAATCTGTCATGGAAGGTGGAGAGAGCAGACACTTATGAAAGAGGAGAGCCTAGCGCCAATGATAGAGGG GATCTGGAGAATCAGATGCACATTGCTGAGCAGAAGAGACGAACGCTGCTGAAGGATTTTCATGACACCTGA